A window of the Microplitis mediator isolate UGA2020A chromosome 5, iyMicMedi2.1, whole genome shotgun sequence genome harbors these coding sequences:
- the LOC130669152 gene encoding serine/Arginine-related protein 53, which translates to MARYSSDSDSDRSNKYRKKHYRRSRSTSSESSDSSSHHKRSSKYSKSRRRYRSRSRSRDNQRSKSNYKSSPGSSKNKDKRRYKDRRRSKSTSLDRLNNKKIRSESREKSTSRSSSSQSNIKIPLEKTVSISVKDEFSIEPRIKESVLEEINADSFVQKKFTSNAQSKEKKINKNIIIDISSDNIKVPIMSSPSTISESIFHSSIFMDQTLRFDKWVKKLYNLRQKAMSDLMSIT; encoded by the exons aTGGCAAGATATTCAAGTGATTCAGATTCTGATCGAAGTAATAAATACCGAAAAAAACATTATCGAAGATCCAg atCAACCAGCTCAGAATCATCTGACAGTTCCTCTCATCATAAGAGATcttcaaaatattctaaatcGAGACGTCGTTATAGATCTCGTTCAAGAAGCCGTGATAATCAAAGATCTAAAAGCAATTATAAGTCATCACCAGGAAGTTCTAAAAATAAAGACAAGCGCAGGTATAAAGATAGACGAAGATCAAAGTCAACATCACTTgatagattaaataataaaaagatacGATCAGAATCTCGAGAAAAATCAACAAGTCGTTCAAGTAGTTCTCAGTCAAATATCAAGATTCCTTTAGAAAAAACTGTCAGTATTTCTGTCAAAg atgaATTCTCTATAGAACCAAGAATTAAAGAAAGTGTATTAGAAGAAATAAACGCTGATagttttgtacaaaaaaaattcacatcaAATGCGCaatctaaagaaaaaaaaataaataaaaatatcataattgATATTTCATCTGATAATATTAAAGTACCAATAATGTCAAGTCCTTCAACTATTTCTGAAAGTATATTTCACAGTTct atttttatggATCAAACACTACGTTTTGATAAAtgggtgaaaaaattgtaCAATTTACGACAAAAAGCTATGTCTGATTTGATGTCTATTACTTGA
- the LOC130669151 gene encoding integral membrane protein 2C, which yields MTVITKAIGEKKPADKMEQPLHNPQGDVESQRSQQQQQQRDNMGRHSHYFILRRANFASKSMTLYCLLFTALLGMSIGVLGGICIYRRYAREQMHRFRTGWYSIPYERMDNKLPFVSDELSAGVPSDSDLFKSLARDTEQEALVLDRSAQNTIRNFFQDSSKDFFQECFEMDLENGHYEGIEVPDFRDGRQGRFIHDFNINLTGIIDLDGHSCFVMALDRDKVLPPKNMYDLLNKMYNGYYEVNTKVVRETMRAVFPAICDRSTVGTYIARECKQMPIYTLEKVNNTGIVKRSIDGVIFGHFAGTNIIEYDISNMAEVQEKSRKDD from the exons ATGACGGTCATCACAAAAGCCATTGGTGAAAAGAAGCCTGCAGATAAAATGGAGCAGCCATTG CACAATCCCCAGGGTGATGTAGAATCACAACGTTCtcagcaacaacaacagcaacgaGATAATATGGGCCGACATTCACACTATTTTATTCTACGAAGAGCTAATTTCGCTTCAAAGTCTATGACATTGTATTGTCTATTATTTACAGCACTATTGGGAATGAGTATTGGTGTGCTTGGTGGTATATGTATTTACAGACGGTATGCTCGTGAACAGATGCATAGATTCCGTACTGGATGGTACAGCATTCCATATGAACGTATGGATAATAAATTACCGTTTGTTAGCGATGAATTGTCAGCTGGTGTACCATCTGATAGTGATCTATTTAAAAGTCTTGCTCGAGATACTGAACAGGAAGCTCTTGTTCTTGATAGATCAGCGCAAAATACTATACGTAATTTCTTTCAAGATTCTAGCAAAGACTTTTTCCAAGAATGCTTTGAAATGGATTTAGAAAATGGACATTATGAAGGAATTGAAGTACCAGATTTCCGTGATGGTCGCCAAGGACGTTTTATTCACGATTTCaacatt aaTCTTACCGGAATAATTGATCTTGATGGTCATTCTTGTTTTGTTATGGCACTTGATCGTGATAAAGTTTTACCaccaaaaaatatgtatgatttattaaacaaaatgtataatg gataTTATGAAGTAAATACTAAAGTAGTACGTGAAACAATGAGAGCTGTATTTCCAGCTATCTGTGATCGCTCTACCGTAGGAACATATATTGCACGTGAATGTAAACAAATGCCAATATATACTCTTGAGAAAGTAAACAATACCG gtaTAGTTAAGCGTAGTATTGATGGCGTTATATTTGGGCATTTTGCTGGTACAAACATTATCGAATATGATATATCAAATATGGCTGAAGTACAAGAAAAATCACGTAAAgatgattaa
- the LOC130668674 gene encoding uncharacterized protein LOC130668674 yields the protein MASAKRKQDEKHLKILRELVSQPGNKECFDCRQRGPTYVNMTIGSFVCTTCSGLLRGLTPPHRVKSISMATFTAEEIEFIKQRGNEHCKRIWLGLVNSNTPITIDTKDEQKMKDLMSAKYEHKRYYLDPSMANDNCNNQKVQSTSSDSTLRSNQTNIPRVPNVGTLPTLTTPNQKKKNTTETISTFTTDFVADFSQVPDPFVSAAPTSQFSGSIQPQASFANFDNNPAFDSSQSVDMDKQPKHGISWLYQLNKAKLAEELDKRSIHHEPKATKDDLRRLLRIALRNEGAGNSMNSSKAPSNQSSRQNSPTRTPTPVPTLSMKPPVLPSISGDQGRSSRIDDLELDNATRTSTPRDRSLESHPATLTAYEELRAMLLREQDKLKQVEREREQDKRRLAEYEEGARLIEQQRINDKIRITEIQKLKEGAEKRRQDEVRAHQRQTVVEQRQQEASNDAAELRERIELVEQILLQEQTKRQQTPYSRPVITTESHGQVKNIKDQVRKWDIRFDGETDLWTFLERIEELSTSYQLSKDQLLECTPILLTGKALLWYRNNKANWQNWEEFTEQLKSFYLPVDIRLRWEEEIRNRIQGPKEKARDYITTLQTLMRRHGGMSEYSQLDRLYYNMRSDYQHYIRRRDVQSISDLINLANDYERVTENERINKTMPLKPPISDYTNKPRERKKEDVSTISANYRMHLSKPGKRTRGRRKSVLGPAPFSTNGSTSAWTAHQSLHQNRGNRELLRDRSTPNLLEPEANTEPNRIDSREPANRSQQVSIGCQHPRQSLDMIQKCYQGQDDRLYTNIKIGNKNIQALIDTGATRSCISQDTWDWINENNIPVECQPGKGTATQADGSNLPISGYAMIPIEIFDIRRKCQFSIMPTISKPIIIGMDLLTRLRFNIKLQPPWEVETTTEIYSMMSNIEDQTEKINTQQELEEKEKIEEMMKYVKEEINVLDRVVGPSNLKPHEIKLKTDEPIKTRYFPKNPAMQDVLNKEVDRMLKEDIIEPSVSPWTSPVVLVKKKNNKYRFCIDFRKVNEVTVKDAYPLPHVQATLDRIKDSKYFTTIDLKDGYWQIPLEKKSREVTAFAVPNRGLYQFKVMPFGLHSAPATFQRNLDQIIGPEMEGKASAYLDDIIILGKSLEGHFNNIKEVLERLKLAKLKINREKSKFFQKEIRYLGHVINEKGIHTDPEKVSAITKLQAPRNIKELRRFLGMISWYRRFIPECSKITRNLTKLLQKKVKWHWSTEHEEAFSQLKSALTTTPILAPPNYELPFILQTDASDQGLGAVLTQSRGKEEFVIAYASRTLNKHEVNYSTTEKECLAVIWGIQKMRSYLEGYKFTVLTDHQSLKWLKNIENPSGRLARWALYLQQFEYEIRYRKGALNKVADTLSRSPQPAENDDNEILQETVFEIDANQTDPWYQRLKSGVEERPEDYPEYAIINKNLYRHKHHSLNYNERQDAWKLCVPQNLRRDIMKENHDDVTAGHLGIAKTIARISRSYYWPRMQYDITSYVRNCETCQQFKVPQQKPAGKMGTIEATRPWEVVAMDIIGPVTKSSEGYGYLLVMQDKFTKWVELQPLRRATTTPIIQALKNKILLRFGRPRIIITDNGSQFASNIFFETLAEWNITHIRTPPYSPQCNPVERTNRVIKTMISQFILNSQRSWAHKINEIAFAYNTAKHDSTQFTPAYLNFGRELDAPTSTRARLEDTYTAEAPDDIMERVSMLQEAHEMTRINLAKAFSKQSHYYNLRRRDWTPEIGDIVAKREYPLSSAEAQFSAKLSAKYTGHFTVIDRIGKTVVVIQSEDGGIHRAHVKDLKLFRKKAPHKINEMTHRREDGEMRGDKIWHAGAKRRRSRKGGITKQHQSIRTFERVNMDSATPNNTQNSEITSSTVPPANTSSSSVSSSSSSSSSSSSSSSSSSSASSSTSSSSATSSSSSSTSKASSSLPIIVSNERVDKIIKQSRSGFHIRERPAATMEVKEYTSSGTPDPLPEKYTTPRPTRKWEARRNVTQDTGKIKIIEIKDQPKEIKTEIKSVVVKKNQKPEEAKKQQPQAEKKNQGPEESKKQPGDTKNLKSVVEKKNQGHEEAKKQPGDTKKQKSMVEKKQNTGAVKINKNKIQTVNPQTSKHMDETIAEVAAGGGTTGKEQISSKRSIGIQAERIPKFRNAQTQTPPPPARPKTNNAATQTHYQSRDKATQTPPATKSKDGSTQTDEKTKDRPATPGGVLELCIPYNERFEDDRDSWFTPEVLSAPPKQTTPHYEAEQQHISVITQSYYTSYDMPSTSGYPNQWEVQEEASTSGSVGRYQPQGWENYGTYQPTPHSEGYQSTGWNYNNGNPANPTSIQINIGEVNNPSKKRKRRRRRH from the exons ATGGCGTCTGCAAAGAGAAAGCAAGATGAGAAACATCTGAAAATACTTCGTGAATTAGTATCACAACCTGGTAATAAAGAATGTTTTGATTGTCGACAACGAGGACCAACTTATGTCAATATGACCATTGGTTCTTTTGTCTGTACTACATGTTCTGGTTTGCT acgAGGCTTAACACCACCACATAGAGTTAAATCTATTTCAATGGCAACATTTACTGCTGaagaaattgaatttataaaacaacGTGGTAATGAACATTGTAAAAGAATATGGCTGGGATTGGTTAATTCAAATACTCCAATAACTATTGATACTAAAgatgaacaaaaaatgaaagacTTAATGTCTGCTAAATATGAACATAAAAGATATTATTTAGATCCATCGATGGCTAATGACAACTGTAATAATCAAAAAGTACAATCAACCTCTTCTGATAGTACATTACGATCAAATCAAACTAATATACCTAGAGTACCAAATGTTGGGACATTGCCAACATTGACTACACcaaatcaaaagaaaaaaaatactacagAGACTATTTCAACATTTACTACAGATTTCGTCGCTGATTTTAGTCAAGTACCCGATCCTTTTGTATCTGCTGCACCAACATCACAATTTTCCGGGTCTATTCAACCGCAAGCTTCTTTTGCTAACTTTGACAATAATCCAGCATTTGATTCTTCCCAGa GTGTCGACATGGATAAGCAGCCGAAACACGGTATATCCTGGCTTTATCAACTAAACAAAGCAAAGCTAGCGGAAGAATTGGACAAGCGAAGTATCCATCATGAACCAAAGGCTACCAAAGATGATCTAAGACGTCTGCTCAGAATAGCACTCAGAAACGAAGGTGCAGGGAACAGTATGAATAGCAGTAAAGCACCATCTAACCAGTCTAGCCGACAGAACAGTCCAACCAGGACTCCCACACCGGTTCCAACGCTTTCTATGAAACCACCAGTGTTACCATCCATATCAGGGGATCAGGGTCGGTCAAGTCGCATAGACGACTTAGAACTAGATAATGCAACTCGTACCTCTACACCTCGAGACAGATCACTGGAGTCTCATCCAGCTACGTTAACAGCATACGAAGAGCTCAGAGCAATGCTGTTAAGGGAACAAGACAAGTTAAAACAAGTTGAGCGAGAACGCGAACAGGACAAAAGGCGACTGGCAGAATACGAAGAGGGAGCTAGACTAATAGAACAGCAACGTATTAATGACAAAATAAGGATAACTGAGATACAAAAGTTAAAAGAGGGAGCTGAAAAACGAAGACAAGACGAGGTTAGAGCCCATCAACGACAGACGGTCGTAGAACAACGTCAGCAAGAAGCTAGTAATGATGCTGCAGAGTTGAGAGAACGCATAGAGTTAGTAGAGCAAATACTACTACAAGAGCAGACAAAACGACAACAAACTCCCTACTCAAGACCTGTGATCACAACAGAAAGTCATGGGcaagtgaaaaatattaagGACCAAGTCAGAAAGTGGGACATTAGATTCGATGGCGAGACGGACCTGTGGACATTCCTGGAACGCATTGAGGAACTAAGTACGAGCTACCAGCTGTCCAAAGATCAATTGCTGGAATGTACACCAATACTGTTGACAGGAAAAGCATTATTGTGGTATCGAAACAATAAAGCCAACTGGCAGAACTGGGAAGAGTTTACTGAACAGTTAAAAAGTTTCTATCTCCCAGTGGATATCAGACTACGATGGGAAGAGGAAATCAGAAACAGAATCCAAGGTCCAAAGGAAAAAGCTCGAGATTATATCACAACACTCCAAACACTGATGCGCAGACATGGTGGTATGAGCGAGTATAGTCAGTTAGACAGATTGTACTATAACATGAGGTCAGACTATCAACACTACATCCGAAGACGAGATGTACAAAGTATCAGTGATCTTATTAATCTGGCAAATGACTATGAAAGAGTAACAGAGAATGAACGGATCAACAAAACTATGCCATTAAAACCGCCAATAAGCGATTATACAAATAAACCTAGGGAACGCAAAAAAGAAGACGTGTCAACCATCAGCGCAAACTAT AGAATGCACTTGTCCAAGCCAGGGAAACGGACAAGGGGCCGGCGAAAGAGCGTACTTGGTCCGGCCCCATTCTCAACAAATGGCTCAACATCAGCGTGGACTGCACACCAATCCCTTCACCAGAACAGGGGGAATAGGGAATTACTCAGGGACCGATCCACCCCAAACTTATTGGAACCAGAAGCAAACACAGAACCAAATCGAATCGACAGCAGAGAACCCGCAAACCGATCGCAGCAAGTATCAATTGGCTGCCAGCACCCCAGACAATCACTAGACATGATCCAGAAATGTTACCAAGGACAGGATGATAGgctttatacaaatataaaaattggtaACAAGAATATTCAAGCTTTGATCGATACCGGAGCAACGAGATCATGTATAAGCCAGGATACATGGGACTGGATAAATGAAAACAACATACCAGTTGAATGTCAGCCAGGTAAAGGCACGGCAACGCAGGCCGACGGCAGTAATTTACCAATTAGCGGATACGCAATGATaccaatagaaatttttgacATCAGAAGGAAGTGTCAATTCAGCATCATGCCTACTATTTCCAAGCCCATAATCATAGGAATGGACTTGTTAACACGACTACGATTCAACATAAAATTACAGCCACCATGGGAAGTGGAAACCACGACGGAAATCTACTCAATGATGTCCAACATAGAAGACCAGacagagaaaataaatacacaaCAAGAGTTGGAGGAAAAAGAGAAAATTGAAGAAATGATGAAATACGTAAAAGAAGAAATCAATGTATTGGACAGAGTAGTTGGACCGTCAAATTTGAAACCACACGAGATTAAACTCAAGACCGACGAACCAATAAAAACGAGATATTTCCCGAAAAATCCGGCAATGCAAGACGTATTAAATAAGGAAGTAGACAGAATGCTAAAAGAAGATATCATAGAACCATCAGTGAGCCCGTGGACATCCCCAGTGGTCCTCgtaaagaagaaaaataacaaGTATAGATTTTGTATCGACTTTAGAAAAGTAAACGAAGTCACCGTAAAAGACGCCTATCCATTGCCACATGTACAAGCTACTCTCGATCGGATAAAAGACTCCAAATATTTCACAACGATAGACTTAAAAGACGGGTATTGGCAGATACCACTTGAAAAGAAAAGCAGAGAAGTTACAGCCTTCGCGGTCCCAAATCGTGGATTATATCAATTTAAAGTGATGCCATTCGGTCTCCATTCAGCTCCAGCCACATTCCAACGTAATCTAGATCAAATTATTGGGCCGGAGATGGAAGGTAAAGCTAGTGCCTACTTAGACGACATCATCATACTCGGCAAATCACTGGAAGGACattttaataacataaaaGAAGTTTTAGAACGACTCAAGTtggcaaaattaaaaataaatcgggAAAAAAGTAAATTCTTCCAGAAGGAAATCCGATATCTGGGTCATGTCATCAACGAGAAAGGGATCCATACGGATCCAGAAAAAGTATCAGCAATTACAAAACTCCAGGCACCGAGAAACATTAAAGAGCTGCGGAGATTTTTAGGGATGATCTCTTGGTACCGTCGCTTCATCCCAGAATGCTCGAAAATTACGAGGAATCTGActaaacttttacaaaaaaaggtCAAATGGCATTGGAGCACGGAACACGAAGAAGCATTCAGTCAGCTGAAATCCGCCCTAACAACTACACCCATCCTCGCACCACCAAATTACGAATTACCGTTCATTTTACAAACAGATGCGAGCGATCAAGGCCTAGGCGCAGTACTGACCCAAAGCAGAGGAAAAGAAGAATTTGTGATTGCATATGCGAGCCGCACCCTCAACAAACATGAAGTTAACTATTCCACAACAGAAAAGGAATGTCTGGCGGTGATATGGggtattcaaaaaatgagATCTTATTTAGAAGGATACAAATTTACAGTACTAACAGACCATCAGTCACTTAAGTGGCTTAAAAACATCGAGAACCCATCGGGAAGATTGGCGAGATGGGCGTTATACTTACAGCAATTCGAGTATGAGATACGTTACAGAAAGGGAGCACTAAACAAAGTGGCGGACACACTATCGAGATCCCCTCAACCGGCAGAGAACGATGATAATGAAATTCTACAAGAAACAGTATTTGAAATCGACGCAAATCAAACGGACCCATGGTACCAGCGCTTAAAAAGTGGAGTAGAAGAAAGACCGGAAGACTACCCAGAGTACGCGATAATCAACAAAAACTTGTACAGACATAAGCATCACTCATTAAACTATAATGAAAGACAAGACGCGTGGAAGTTATGCGTACCACAAAATTTGCGGAGAGACATCATGAAAGAGAACCACGACGACGTAACAGCGGGGCATCTGGGAATTGCTAAGACCATTGCCCGTATATCCAGATCGTACTACTGGCCTAGAATGCAGTACGATATAACCAGCTACGTCCGTAACTGTGAAACTTGCCAGCAATTCAAAGTTCCCCAACAAAAACCAGCGGGAAAAATGGGCACCATAGAGGCCACAAGACCGTGGGAAGTTGTCGCCATGGACATTATAGGTCCGGTTACTAAGTCATCGGAAGGATATGGCTATCTTTTGGTGATGCAAGACAAATTTACTAAATGGGTAGAGCTGCAACCATTACGCAGGGCAACAACCACACCAATAATCCAGgctctgaaaaataaaatacttttaagaTTCGGTAGACCCAGGATAATAATCACGGACAATGGGTCTCAGTTTGCCAGCAATATTTTCTTCGAAACTCTGGCAGAATGGAATATCACACACATAAGGACACCACCATACTCACCACAGTGTAATCCAGTAGAAAGAACCAACAGAGTTATAAAAACCATGATTagccaatttattttaaattcgcAACGGTCTTGGGCGCACAAAATTAACGAGATAGCCTTTGCATATAATACCGCTAAACATGACAGTACGCAATTTACACCAGCGTACCTGAACTTCGGAAGAGAACTTGATGCTCCAACTTCTACGAGGGCAAGGTTAGAAGACACATACACGGCGGAGGCACCAGATGATATCATGGAACGAGTATCAATGCTACAAGAAGCACATGAAATGACAAGAATAAATTTGGCAAAAGCTTTTTCAAAGCAAAgccattattataatttacgaCGCCGAGACTGGACACCGGAAATAGGAGACATAGTAGCAAAAAGAGAGTATCCACTATCGTCAGCGGAAGCTCAGTTCTCAGCAAAATTGTCAGCCAAATATACTGGTCACTTTACAGTTATCGACCGTATAGGTAAAACAGTGGTGGTAATACAGAGCGAAGACGGCGGTATCCATAGAGCGCATGTAAAAGATTTGAAGTTATTCCGTAAGAAGGCGCCACACAAGATTAACGAGATGACACATAGGAGGGAAGATGGGGAAATGAGGGGCGACAAAATATGGCACGCAGGCGCAAAGAGGAGAAGGTCTCGTAAGGGTGGGATAACCAAGCAGCATCAGTCGATCAGAACATTCGAAAGAGTCAACATGGATAGTGCTACGCCAAACAATACACAAAACAGTGAGATCACTTCAAGTACTGTGCCACCAGCCAACACTTCAAGCAGTTCGGTGTCATCATCATCAAGCTCATCCTCATCAAGCTCATCCTCATCGAGCTCATCTTCATCGGCGAGTTCGTCAACATCAAGTTCGTCGGCAACGTCAAGTTCATCGTCAAGCACCAGCAAGGCATCTTCAAGTCTACCAATCATCGTAAGCAACGAAAGggtagataaaataataaagcaAAGTCGAAGCGGATTCCATATCCGAGAAAGACCGGCAGCCACGATGGAAGTCAAGGAATATACTAGCTCAGGTACACCGGACCCACTGCCGGAAAAATATACAACACCCCGACCAACAAGGAAGTGGGAAGCACGCCGTAACGTAACGCAAGATacgggaaaaataaaaataatagagaTCAAAGACCAgcctaaagaaataaaaacagaAATTAAGAGTGTTGTGGtaaagaaaaatcaaaaaccGGAAGAGGCGAAGAAACAACAACCGCAGGCGGAAAAGAAAAACCAGGGACCCGAGGAGTCGAAGAAACAACCGGGGGACACAAAGAATCTAAAATCTGTGGTGGAAAAGAAAAATCAGGGACACGAGGAGGCGAAGAAACAACCGGGGGACACAAAGAAGCAAAAATCTATGGTGGAAAAGAAACAAAATACCGGGgcagtaaaaataaacaaaaataaaatccagacaGTTAACCCTCAGACAAGTAAACACATGGACGAGACGATCGCAGAGGTAGCAGCAGGGGGAGGCACCACGGGAAAAGAACAAATATCGAGCAAGCGAAGTATAGGAATTCAAGCTGAGAGAATTCCAAAATTCAGAAACGCGCAGACCCAAACACCACCCCCACCGGCCCGGCCTAAGACGAACAACGCTGCTACGCAGACACACTACCAATCGAGAGACAAAGCGACGCAAACACCGCCAGCAACCAAGTCAAAAGACGGTAGCACGCAGACCGACGAGAAAACAAAAGATAGACCAGCCACACCAGGAGGAGTTTTAGAATTGTGTATACCCTACAATGAAAGGTTTGAGGACGACCGTGATAGTTGGTTCACACCGGAAGTACTATCAGCGCCGCCAAAACAAACCACGCCTCATTATGAGGCGGAGCAACAACATATATCGGTCATAACGCAAAGTTATTACACCTCATACGACATGCCATCTACTAGTGGATACCCAAACCAATGGGAGGTACAAGAGGAAGCTAGTACGAGCGGGTCAGTCGGTCGTTACCAACCACAGGGCTGGGAAAATTACGGCACATACCAACCAACGCCACACAGTGAAGGCTACCAATCCACTGGGTGGAATTACAATAATGGAAACCCGGCAAACCCTACAAGCATCCAAATTAACATCGGAGAAGTGAACAACCCATCAAAAAAACGCAAACGCCGTCGTAGACGAcattaa